In one window of Pseudomonas putida DNA:
- a CDS encoding gamma carbonic anhydrase family protein, with the protein MKYRLGDLRVEAHPSSWAAPTATLIGKVRLQARASVWFGAVLRGDNELIDIGEDSNVQDGTVMHTDMGSPLTLGKGVTIGHNAMLHGCSVGDYSLVGINAVILNGARIGKHCIIGANALIPEGKEIPDGSLVMGSPGKVVRELTEQQMRMLEASAAHYVHNAERYSRELVVDED; encoded by the coding sequence ATGAAATACCGCCTGGGCGACCTGCGGGTCGAAGCCCATCCCAGCAGTTGGGCCGCGCCCACTGCCACCTTGATCGGCAAGGTGCGCCTGCAGGCCCGGGCCAGTGTGTGGTTCGGCGCCGTGCTGCGCGGCGACAACGAGCTGATCGACATCGGCGAGGACAGCAATGTCCAGGACGGTACGGTGATGCACACCGACATGGGTTCGCCGCTGACCTTGGGCAAGGGCGTGACCATCGGTCACAATGCCATGCTGCATGGCTGCAGCGTCGGCGACTACAGCCTGGTCGGCATCAATGCGGTCATCCTCAACGGCGCGCGGATCGGCAAGCACTGCATCATCGGCGCCAATGCGCTGATCCCCGAGGGCAAGGAGATTCCCGACGGTTCGCTGGTGATGGGCTCGCCAGGCAAGGTGGTGCGCGAGCTGACCGAGCAGCAGATGCGCATGCTCGAAGCCAGCGCCGCGCACTATGTGCACAACGCCGAGCGCTATTCGCGGGAGCTGGTGGTCGATGAAGACTGA
- a CDS encoding CoA pyrophosphatase, whose translation MLDELLRRMSNHTPASLEADRRFPEAAVLLPITRSEEPELVLTLRAKGLSTHGGEVAFPGGRRDPEDPDLVFTALREAEEEIGLPPGLVEVIGPLSPLISLHGLKVTPFVGLIPDYVEYQPNDAEIAAVFNVPLSFFRQDPRDHTHRIDYQGRSWYVPSYRYGDYKIWGLSAIMIVELVNVLFDAGISLHQPPERFIQN comes from the coding sequence ATGCTGGACGAGCTTCTTCGCCGAATGAGCAACCATACCCCCGCGTCACTGGAGGCGGATCGCCGTTTTCCCGAGGCGGCGGTGCTGCTGCCCATTACCCGTAGCGAAGAGCCCGAGCTGGTGCTCACCTTGCGTGCCAAGGGGCTTTCCACCCATGGTGGCGAAGTGGCCTTTCCGGGAGGGCGCCGCGATCCGGAAGACCCGGACCTGGTGTTCACCGCCCTGCGCGAAGCCGAGGAGGAAATCGGCCTGCCGCCGGGGTTGGTCGAGGTGATCGGCCCGCTGAGCCCGCTGATTTCGTTGCACGGACTGAAGGTTACGCCGTTCGTCGGGTTGATTCCGGATTACGTCGAGTACCAGCCCAACGATGCCGAAATCGCAGCGGTCTTCAACGTTCCGCTGTCGTTCTTTCGCCAGGACCCACGCGACCACACCCATCGCATCGACTACCAGGGGCGCAGCTGGTACGTGCCCAGCTACCGTTATGGCGACTACAAGATCTGGGGGCTGTCGGCGATCATGATCGTCGAGTTGGTCAACGTGCTGTTCGATGCCGGTATCAGCCTGCACCAGCCGCCAGAGCGCTTTATCCAGAACTGA
- a CDS encoding NUDIX hydrolase gives MKFCSACGQPVIQQIPEGDSRLRYVCPSCQTIHYQNPNIVAGVLPVWGSQVLLCRRAIEPRRGFWTLPAGFMENGETLDQAARRETVEEACARVGPTTLYQLFDLPHINQVHVFFRAELADLDFDVGVESLEVRLFEEHEIPWNELAFRTVTRTLECYYRDRIGQQYPIGHEYLPPMNVSSST, from the coding sequence ATGAAATTCTGCAGCGCGTGCGGCCAGCCGGTCATTCAGCAGATTCCCGAGGGCGACAGCCGCCTGCGGTACGTCTGCCCCTCCTGTCAGACCATCCACTACCAGAACCCCAACATCGTCGCAGGCGTCTTGCCCGTCTGGGGCAGCCAAGTGTTGCTGTGCCGTCGCGCCATCGAGCCGCGCCGTGGCTTCTGGACGCTGCCGGCTGGTTTCATGGAAAACGGCGAAACCCTCGACCAGGCGGCGCGCCGCGAGACCGTCGAGGAAGCCTGCGCACGCGTCGGCCCGACCACCCTCTACCAGTTGTTCGACCTGCCGCACATCAACCAGGTGCATGTGTTCTTCCGCGCAGAACTGGCCGACCTGGACTTCGACGTGGGTGTCGAGAGCCTGGAGGTGCGCTTGTTCGAGGAGCATGAAATACCCTGGAACGAACTGGCTTTCCGCACCGTCACGCGGACACTAGAATGCTATTATCGCGACCGCATCGGGCAGCAGTACCCCATAGGCCATGAATACCTGCCGCCGATGAACGTTTCGTCGTCCACCTAG
- a CDS encoding ShlB/FhaC/HecB family hemolysin secretion/activation protein, with translation MANTPFPAICRSITHALLALLTSSVALAADPASEQLRDQQRELQHLQQQQRLEQWQRRSAPQTLEHQAPSAAPAEQCWPVSGLRLSGNRRVTNTALEQSLRPLLHGCMGPADINRLLLAITERYVQAGYPASRPYLARQPGAGMPLDIVIIEGFVESIALDNALPLSLASAFPGMLGQPLHLPDLEQGLDQLNRLRAYDLGANVRPGDLPGGTHIQIEPRHISSRWHLDSRLDNRGSALTGRHRLSLTLGLDSPLSLNDDLRVSLLSTVFDAPGRSQGASLYYSLPYGPWTFALNASQLQYRAPLPGSQLGSHGNSSLQGLSVERMLWRNQQGMLNASLRLDHKRVATWFGPLKVAQQSPVLTTLEAGINLFWLEAGLWNAYLGIAQGVDWLGADREPLGRKSAEPGFRKYRATLLYLNQGKWRWQSELNLQYSPNRLPAIEQLALSDDLAVRGFRQHSVSGASGAVWRNTLSRPLSVALPLEIRPHLGLDLGWTRFDHGSSPQRMVGATLGVMLSTPSQRLRLDYQRALSSSDLPRGSLEPGVWVLEWNLSI, from the coding sequence ATGGCGAACACCCCGTTTCCGGCTATTTGTCGCTCTATCACCCATGCATTGCTCGCGCTGCTGACCAGCTCGGTTGCCCTTGCAGCCGATCCCGCCAGCGAGCAACTGCGCGACCAGCAACGCGAGCTTCAGCACCTGCAGCAACAGCAGCGACTGGAGCAATGGCAGCGCCGCTCTGCCCCGCAAACGCTGGAGCACCAGGCGCCATCGGCAGCGCCTGCAGAGCAATGTTGGCCGGTCAGCGGCCTGCGCCTGAGCGGTAACAGGCGCGTCACCAACACCGCCCTCGAACAGAGCCTGCGGCCCCTGCTGCACGGTTGCATGGGGCCGGCGGACATCAACCGCCTGCTGCTGGCCATCACTGAACGCTACGTCCAAGCCGGATATCCCGCAAGCCGCCCTTACCTGGCGCGCCAACCAGGTGCTGGCATGCCCCTCGATATCGTGATTATCGAAGGATTCGTCGAAAGCATCGCACTCGACAACGCGCTGCCGCTGTCACTGGCCAGCGCCTTCCCTGGCATGCTCGGCCAGCCTTTGCACCTGCCTGACCTGGAACAAGGGCTGGACCAGTTGAATCGCCTCAGAGCCTATGATCTCGGCGCCAACGTGCGACCCGGCGACCTGCCTGGCGGCACCCACATCCAGATCGAACCACGCCACATCAGCTCGCGCTGGCACCTGGACAGCCGTCTGGACAATCGCGGCAGTGCACTCACCGGCCGCCACCGGCTGAGCCTCACGCTGGGCCTGGACAGCCCCTTGAGCCTCAACGACGACCTGCGCGTTTCGCTGCTATCGACGGTATTCGACGCGCCAGGTCGCAGCCAGGGCGCCAGCCTCTACTACAGCCTCCCCTATGGTCCCTGGACCTTCGCCCTCAACGCCAGCCAACTGCAATACCGCGCGCCGCTGCCCGGCAGCCAGCTCGGCAGCCACGGCAACAGCAGCCTGCAAGGGCTGAGCGTCGAGCGCATGCTCTGGCGCAATCAACAAGGCATGCTCAACGCCAGCCTGCGCCTGGATCACAAGCGCGTGGCCACCTGGTTCGGCCCGCTCAAGGTCGCCCAGCAAAGCCCGGTACTGACCACCCTGGAAGCCGGCATCAACCTGTTCTGGCTCGAAGCCGGCCTGTGGAACGCGTACCTCGGCATCGCCCAGGGCGTCGACTGGCTGGGTGCCGACCGCGAGCCGCTTGGACGCAAGAGCGCCGAGCCCGGGTTTCGCAAGTACCGCGCCACGCTTCTGTACCTGAACCAGGGCAAGTGGCGCTGGCAGAGCGAGCTGAACCTGCAGTACAGCCCCAACCGCCTGCCCGCCATCGAACAGCTTGCCCTCTCCGACGACCTGGCCGTGCGCGGCTTTCGCCAGCACAGCGTCTCCGGCGCGAGCGGCGCCGTGTGGCGCAACACGCTGAGCCGCCCCCTGTCCGTTGCCCTGCCCCTGGAAATCCGCCCGCACCTCGGCCTGGACCTGGGCTGGACCCGTTTCGACCACGGCAGCAGCCCGCAGCGGATGGTCGGCGCCACCCTGGGCGTGATGCTGAGCACCCCGAGCCAGCGCCTGCGCCTGGACTACCAGCGCGCGCTGAGCTCCAGCGACCTGCCGCGCGGCAGCCTGGAGCCCGGTGTCTGGGTGCTCGAATGGAACCTGAGTATCTGA
- a CDS encoding DUF1289 domain-containing protein: MKTDERPVASPCVNVCALDEQDICIGCQRTVQEITRWARMDNDERRAVIKLCHERALEAGLIL; the protein is encoded by the coding sequence ATGAAGACTGACGAGCGGCCGGTCGCTTCGCCGTGCGTGAACGTCTGTGCGCTGGATGAGCAGGACATCTGCATCGGTTGCCAGCGTACGGTGCAGGAGATCACCCGGTGGGCGCGGATGGACAATGACGAGCGCCGGGCGGTGATCAAGCTTTGCCACGAAAGGGCACTAGAGGCTGGCCTCATCCTCTAG
- a CDS encoding L,D-transpeptidase family protein has product MRWLLALFCLCVASVSQAAFTETIIRKPLPATTSQGTQPQARPAQSSSQPQIDKVLVLKSERRLQLISRGEPFKTYRISLGKQPKGAKEREGDKRTPEGFYWLDWRKVSDRYNLAMHISYPNISDAAKARREGVNAGSMIMIHGTPIDEEYPEWYFHTLDWTEGCIAMRNDDMREVWSMVKDGTMIEIRP; this is encoded by the coding sequence ATGCGCTGGTTGCTTGCCCTCTTCTGCTTGTGCGTTGCATCGGTGTCCCAGGCGGCGTTCACCGAGACCATCATTCGCAAGCCCCTGCCCGCGACCACGTCGCAGGGCACGCAGCCCCAGGCCAGGCCTGCGCAAAGCAGCAGCCAGCCGCAGATCGACAAGGTGCTGGTGCTCAAGTCAGAGCGGCGCCTGCAACTGATCAGCCGCGGCGAGCCATTCAAGACCTACCGCATCTCCCTGGGCAAGCAACCCAAGGGCGCCAAGGAGCGCGAAGGCGACAAGCGCACCCCTGAAGGCTTCTACTGGCTCGACTGGCGCAAGGTAAGCGACCGCTACAACCTGGCCATGCACATCTCCTACCCAAACATCAGCGACGCCGCCAAGGCGCGCCGCGAAGGGGTCAATGCCGGCAGCATGATCATGATCCACGGCACACCGATCGACGAAGAATACCCGGAGTGGTATTTCCACACCCTCGACTGGACCGAAGGCTGCATCGCCATGCGCAACGACGACATGCGTGAAGTGTGGAGCATGGTCAAGGACGGCACCATGATCGAGATTCGTCCCTGA